The Diceros bicornis minor isolate mBicDic1 chromosome 18, mDicBic1.mat.cur, whole genome shotgun sequence sequence ttttttaaaattttatttattttattttttttccccaaagccccagtagatagttgtatgtcacagctgcacatccttatagttgctgtatgtgggacgtggcctcagcatggctggacaagcggtgccttggtgtgtgcccgggatccgaacccgggccgccagcagcggagcacgcacacttaaccgctaagccatggggccggccccctgtattacctttaatatattatatgattcagTTTGATAAAATTTGGTTTAGAATTTTTGCCTGTATGATCATGATGGATATtggtagttttcttgtaatgtctttgtcattATCAAAGTAATCAAAGTAATGCTGGTCCCATTAGAGGAGTTGGAAATTATTCCCTGCTATatactgaattgtgtccccccaaattcatgtggaagccctaacccccaacatGACTTTGTTTGGAGACAGGTCCTATGAGGAGGTAATAAAGGttcaatgaggtcataagggtggggccctactccaataggattggtgtccttataagaagaggaagaggcaccAGGGCTTGTgctctctttctgccatgtgaggacacagcaagaaggcaactgtctacaaaccaggaagaggggtcTCACCAGGGACCAAATTGGCAGgaactttgattttggactttccagcctctagaactgtgagaaaataaatttctgtggtttaagccatttagtctatggtattctgtgatggcagccagagcagactaagatatccccaaaatattttatataagttGAATTCTTGTGAACTTATTGAGACTGGTTTCCTTTCCAAAATTCTGGAAGAGGTTGGGTAGAATGggtaatatttttctcttacatATTTGGTAGAATCTGCCATTCAGGTATGGAGTTTTCTCTGTGGaaaggtttttaactacaaattcattTTCTTCAATAGATGCAGGGTTATTCAGGTGATCTATTTCTTCCTGACTTTGTGTCTTGTgtggaatttgttcatttcatctcaaTTGTCCAACTgtttggcataaagttgttcacaaTATTCCCTTACTAGTCTCTTAATATGTGTAGAATCCTAGTGAGGTCACCTctgtcattcctgatattggtaatttgtgttgtctttgtttttttccagctcAATATGGTTTCAAGTTTATGAATTATTGGTTTTGTCAAGGAACCAGCTTtcagtttcattaattttctgttgttttctgttttttaatagattttcacTCTGATatgtattagtttctttattctgGTTAGTTTGggtttcatttgctcttcttttaatTTCCTAAGGCATAATTTGAAGTCACTAATTTGAGACAGTTCTTCTTTCATGACATAGGGCTTCAGTGCTGTAAATTTCCCCCAAACACAGcattagctgcatcccacaaattttggaatgctgttttcattttcattcagttcaaaatattttctaatttctcttttgatttcttctttaacccaaGGGTTTTTTAGAAGTCTGctatttggtttctaaatacttgAGGATATTCTAGAGATCTTTTTTCTGTTGATTCTAATTTTATTCGATTGtagtcagagaaaatattttatagaagttGAATTCTTTTGAACTTATTGAGACTGGTTTTATGACCCAGAATGTGGActgtcttggtaaatgttccctgtgaatttgaaatgaatgtgcatttctgctgttgttgggtggagtgttctataaactcCATTAGGTCAAATTGGTTGATTTTATTGTTCAAGTCTTTTACATCCTTacgttttctgtctacttgttctatccaTTACTCAGAAAGGGGTTTTGAAATCTTTAACTTTgtggatttttctgtttctccttgcagATCTATAACTTTTGCTTCCTGTGATTTGGAGCTCGGTTATGGGGGCATaaaatttaggattgttatgtccttTGGATTacttgactcttttatcattatgaaatgaccctCTTTATCTTTAGTGTATTTTTACACtttagtgtattttttttctctgaaatctaCTCTGTCTGATATGAATATGCCTACTCTAGAAACTTTTTCACTATtgttagcatgttttcaaggctgATTCatcttgtagcatgtatcagaacttcattcctttcctttttatggctgaataatattccataaggATAGGCCACATTTGTACATCcgttcttctgttgatggacacttggggaTTGTGGATAAGAGTGATGTTGGTATGCACATTGGTGTGCAAGTATCTGGAGTCCCTCTTTCCAATTCTTAGGGGTCTATAGCTAGTAGTAGAATTGTTGCCTCATGGAGTACTTCTATGTTGAACTTTCTGAGAAACATGGAAGGGCTCCTGGTGTGTCTCTGGGCTCCACACACCCTGCTAGAAGCCTAGAGGTGGGACTGCTCCTCCACCTGTATGCAGTCCTGGCCTCACACCCTCCCCTCATTGTAGGGTCCAGTTCTGCCTGGCCCAGCTCACCTCCACCAATTGGCCCAGTATCCCCGGCCCCAGTGAGTCCATTGGTTTGTGTCCACGTCCCTCTTTGGCTCTTGGGGGTTCAGGTGCTCAGGGGGCCTCCCTGTCTTTCTCACTCCCTCCCATCCAGCCTCCACTCTTTGCCTAAACCCGTGTGATGGTCAGTCTTCTGTTCAACTTGGCCAGTTATGCAAACACTGGTCCAGCTgtggctgtgaaggtatttttgtcCATGTGATTCACAGCTACATCAGCTGACTTCAAGTAAAGATTACTCTCCATAATCAGTTGAAGCCCAGGGGAGCAGACCGGAGGTCTCCCTGAGAAGGAACTCTGGCAGGAAGTGCCCTAGTGAGGCCCCCACATTGTGCCAGTGGCACACCTGTCTTCTACCTGTTGTTTCTCTGGTAGAGTCCCACCTCCCTTCCAGACCGCCTGCAGCCCTCCAGGGGGTGTCCTCCCTATTTCTGGAGCCAGGCGCTGTCCCTCTCACTCCTGCATCGGTGGAATCATGGTAGAGGGCctcagggaggagaggagagtctCCTCCATGGCTGGTcaagggggagggaagagaggatgACCAGAGGACAGAGCTCGCGTGTGGTTTAATTGTGGGACGGCTCCAAGAAGAGCAGCATTTTTACCAGATTGCTGTAAAAATGAAACAGGGTCCAGACAAGATTCTTTATACTGAGAGTTGACAGTAAATTTCAAAATCCAAGCAACAATTTGAATCATGTTTCTTGAAAGACAAACAGACGAACAGAAAGAGGTTGCCCATCGTGCCCTGGGGCTGCTCCGCTCCACAGGTCCCTGCATCATGGGGCCCCCAGGGCTGTGGGTTCTAGCGCCAGCCTGGCTGAGAAGGACCACTGGCACCGGCCCTCACCGGGTGGATtgaggcctggcctttcctcaGCGACACAATAAATAGGAGAATTCAGAGAAATGACAAACAGACCCACGTGGGAGATCCCATGTGGTACAAAAGCTCGGCCTGGCTTGGCCGACTCTTCACAGACCAGGGCAGGTCTCCGAGTCGGTGGCACGGGTCCCGGCCCCGCGCCCACGTGGAGATGCCCACGGGAGGTGGCGGGCCCAGACGTCCAGGAAGGGTGCCCATTGGAGATGGTCACATGGGAGGTGGAGACTGAGGTGCCTAGTTGGGAGGAGCCCTTGGGAGGGCGCGGTGTCAGTCCTACTTATAGGGGCCGGCCACAGGCAACGGTGCAGAGTGGAGGCAGGGGTCTGGACCCAGGCAGCGGGGCAGGGCAATGTCCCACCGGCAGGACTTGCCCAGACCCGCGGGACTGGCGGGGGGCGGTGTGGGCGAGGGCAGCAGGGGCATGCTAGCCCTCCCGCACACTGACGCGTGGCTCGGCCAGGGAGCTGTGGATGATGCTGAGGATGGACTCCAGGCCGCTGCCCTCCAGCAGCGTGCCGTGGTCCCCCTCAATGACATGCACAGACACCTTGCCATCGCACACCTGGGACAGGTTGTAGTCGGCGCCCAGGCCCTCGCCTTGGGCGCCGCCCGTCTTGGTGCGCAGCAGCGTCACGTTGCCGTGGTAGGTGGCCTGTGGTGTGTACTGCTCGGCCGCGCGCAGCTTGTGGTAGAAGGAGTGGGCAGCGAAGCTGAGTGCCCGGCGGTCCAGGCCTGCGTGGCTCTGTGCGATCAGGTCTACGGTGGCTGCCACACGCTCCTCCAGGCCCTTGAGGGGCAGCAGCACCTGCAGCACCTGCAGAACGGGACTCTGAGCGGGTGCACCCACACTGaagtcccctcccctccctggggtGGGTGCCCCACACTGGGGATGTGGGGTCTGGAAGCCTTTGCTGCCAGCTCCCCAGGGACCCACCCTGCTGTGCTCTGTGTCCGTGAATTGCTGCGTGAAGAAGCACATGGCCTCGGTCTCGGCCTCCGCCTCACAGCCAGGGGTCAGCTTTGCACGGTAGCTCTGcaaagggaggaggggctgctgcAGCCACGCGGGCTGGTGGTGAGTCCCGAGACCGGAGGGGGTAGAGCTGAGGCCGCCCTCACCTGTGTGTAGGCCATCACGTAGGTGTGCGAGCCGTCAAACAGGAAGAGGCTGTTGTGCGCGGGGGCCGGACTCTGCTGCGCCTGCAGCTGCGAGCACATCTCGAAGGCGACACAGGCCCCGTAGGAGTAGCCGGCAATGCGGTAGGGCCCCTCGGGCTGCACCTGCCTGATGCACTCGATGTAGTAGGCAGCCAGGCTCTGGATGCTGTCCAGGGGTGCAGCTGTGGGGTGGCACAGGCTCAGCCTCAGACAGGCAGGAGGTGCCCCTGGGTCGGACAGGCAGCTGCCTCTGCTTCCTTGCTGGGAGGGGAGGCCCCACCCCAGCTCGTTGTGGGGAAGGGAGGCCCAccttggtggggggtggggatgggggcagCCCTGCAGGACTGTGACGCACCTCGAGTGCACTGCAGGCCGTAGGTGGGGATGCTGAGCTTGGCGGCCAGGCTGTGGAACACAGTGATGGAGCCCTCGATGGGGTGCACCAGGAACAGGGGCCGCTCGGAGCTCTGCACTGAGTTGAGCCGCATCAACGTCGGGCCCTCAGGGTTCACCAGGAGAGTGCTCAAGTtcagctgggcctgctgcctggtgGGGCTGTCCTCTGTGGGTGTGGGGGCCGCCAGCTCTGCGAGAAGGGgcagatgccagggagggtggggCTGCACAGgttccctccccccacacacacatgcagacctGACTcgggctgctggtggccagggtgggATTTGCATGGAGGGGCACCGTGTCCCCACTGACCAATCTCAGGAAGGGGCCAGATGGACAACCCCTGACCTGGGTGGGGGCGTGGCTCCAGGGACATACACCCCAgacccagaggaggaggaggatgagctaGTGTGGCCCAGGgacctcctcctttcccccagctTCCCCACTCCCACGCACCATCAGCCACGCTGGCCTGTGAGGAAAGTTCCTGCAGCTTCCGGAGAGTCAGCTGCTGGATGTCCCGCATGGACAGCACCAGGTCATGCTCACGCTCCAGCGTCTGGCGCACCTCCACGCCCATGAGTGAGTCCAGGCCCAGGTCCATCAGCGAGCTGTCCAGGTTGACAGCGGCCAAGTCTCGGATGCCTGGGGAGAGGCGCTCGCTCAGTTGGCAATTTGGGAGGGGGAGTGGGGACGGGCCCTGGGTGGGTACAGGCACTTCATCGGCTGGGCCTCATGGGTGAGATCCTCTGTCTTCCCAAACCACCATCACCATGGTTACAGCAGGAAGCCCCCACCCAGCTCTGCACAGACCACTTGCGTCTCTGTGAGCAAGCAAGCATGCCCCCTTCTACagctagggaaactgaggctcaggggagCCGAGGATCTGTCAGTGGAGGCACGGTGTGCTCCCTCACCCAGGATGTGAGCCACGGCCTTCACCAGGTCTCGCTGGTCGTCGCTTCTGGCTGTGGCCTTCTTTTCAGCCAGCACAAAGCTGCTCAAGACAGGGTGGGGCTGGTTCAGGAAGAGGTCGAGCACCTCGAGGCAGGAGGCGAtgcgctgaggcagtgtcccgcCGATGACCGTGTCATTGGTGCCCATTGCCTCCAGGATGATGCCCACATCACCAATGGCACCCCACTGCACGGCAAGGCCTGCAGGTGAGAAGGGCCCAGCGGGCAGATAAGTATGGGCACTAGTGGAGGGCGGCAGCTGGTAGGTGCAGGCCGGACAAGGTGTTGGGGGGCAGGGCCCACCTGGGAGGCCATCGTGCCTGCGCTTCTCGCATATGCGCTCCATGGCAGAGTTGGCGAAGCCGTAGTTGGTCTGGCCGGCGTTGCCGCGCCCGCAGCTCACCGAGGAGAAGGCCACGAAATAGTCGAGCTCAGGGCACGCCTCCCGGGTCACCCTGTGGGTGCTTGAGTCACACCCAGGCCAGCTGCCCCAGCCCAACCACTGACGAGCCCCTGCCCACTCTCTGAACTTCCTCCACTTTCCTGGACGCTTGGCTCAGACCCCAGCAGAGGCCTGTGGCATGGTCCCTGAATGGTGTGGGGAGGGTCGGGGGAGGAGAGGCGGCCCCTCCCTGGGACATGCTGGGTCAGGGCACGGGGGTGTGGTGGGGGGTATGGGGTGTGGCACACGCCCTACCTGTCCAGGTTGAGGGTGCCGCTGTACTTGGGCTTGTTGACGTCCTGGAAAAGCTCAGGGGTCTGGTTCTCCAGCATAGCGTCTCTCAGAACCTGGGGGAGAGGGATCCTCAGTGCTTATGCTGGCCCCAGAACTTCAGAGGGCTCAGACTGCATTGAAGGGGATGGGGGCGATGACACTTTCCCTGGGGGGCCGGCTCTGGCTCCTTCAGAGCCGCACTCACCATGGCCAGGTTGAAGACGCCTCCCACAGGCCCGAGCTGCACAGCCTCCGTGATGAGGGCCCGGGCCCCATCTAGTGAGCTGGCATTGCTGGTGGACACCAGGACCTGCACGCCCTGGTGCCTCCACTCACGGACCTGCTTGGCCTGGTAGCCTGCGGGACAAGGGACAGTGGGGCCGGACAAACTGGGTTTCTGCCTCCAAGCCCAAGTGTCCCGAGAGCACTTGAGCACGGGGCAGACCAGACTTCATTCCCACTGCCCACTCGCGCCCTCATGCCCGCTCACCTGTACGGATCCCCGAGCGGGAGGTCAGCACCAGCTTCTGGGCCCCTCGTAGCacaagccactgggccagctcaaGGCCGAAGCCACCCAGGCCCCCAGTGATGACATAGCTCTTGTGGGCTGGGCAGAAGGTCTTGGACACAGCCGCCATCACGGTGGGCTTCACCCTCTGCAGCTccgcctcctgctcctcctcgcGCACCTGCAGCCCAAGCAGCACCCCTGCTCATGCGCCGCCcgtaggggcagagccaggggcGCCCGGGTTCCCTCTCACCTGGATGGCCACTTTGCCAATGTGCTTCCCTTGGGCCATGTAGCGGAAGGCGTCCTCCACTTTGGTCTTGGGGAACACAGTGCACTTGAGGGGCTGCACCACGCCATCCTGGATGCCCGCCCGCAGCAGCGCCGCCACCTCGGGCCAGTCGGAGCTAGCTGCATCAAAGAGCGCATCTAGCAGGATCCCGTGGAAAGTCACGTTCTTCAGGAAGACGGCCATGCCTAGGTGGGCAGGTGGAGGGGTCACCCCACAAAACCCACAGCCCACCCTGCAAACCTcaccctgcccccccaccccacccactgcCTGGCCTCACCCAGGGGGTGGTTGTTGGAAAGATCGAATTTGCCAATTTCCAGGAAGCGGCCATGCTGGGCCAGGCACCGCACACTGGCCTGCAACTTTTCTTCTGCCAGGGAGTTCAGGACCAGGTCAACACCTTGGGTGGGGAGCAAGATGGGTCCTCACAGTCACGACCAGTGTCCAGCCCACCCGACACAAGTCCAGAGGGCCAGAGGCTATCTCTGTCTGGACCAGTGTCTTCTGCAGCTCAGCCAGTAAGGATGGAGATGGGAGGAGGGTGGATGATGCGGGGGTCAGTGAGGCCAGCACTCACCCTTCCCGGCTGTGTGCCGCAGCACATGCTCCTCAAAAGACGTGTCCCGGGAGTTGGCGAAGCTGGTGTCCTTGAGCTGGGGGAACCTGGCCTGGAGGTATGCCTGCTTCTTGGCTGACCCTGGCAGGGAGAGGCACGTGCTGGTGACCGGGGCTTCGGGGGCTAGAGGGTCAGCCCCAGGGGAAGCATGGGTTGGAGGGGCAGCCCCAGGCTCCAGGACAGGGTGGGTGGTCTTACCCACGGTGGTGAAGACGCGACAGCCCAGGCTGAGGGCGATGGCAATGGCGGCCTGGCCCACACCGCCCGAGCCGGAGTGGATGAGCACTGTCTCCCCACGCTGCACGCGCCCGCGCACCACCAGCGAGTAGTAGGCAGTGGTATAGACAACAGGCACGGAAGCCGCCTCCTCCAGGGTCCTGCAGGCACAGCGCATGGagtcagctcaggcctgatctcTAGCCATGTCTGTGTGGGGCCCCAGGCTCATGGCCCCGACCAACTCACCAGCAGGAGGGCACGTCCCACAGGAAGTCCTGAGACAGCAGGACGGAGGTGGCCAGGCCTTCGGCGGGCACCAGCCCCATCACGCGCTTCCCACTGGCATCTCGGCCAGAGAACTCCATGCCCAGCATGCAGTCCCGGGTGGCCCACTTTCCTGGGGGCAGATGTCGGGTGAggcccgggtttccccatggggGCCCTGTGCAGCAGTGCGGGGCAAGGACCCCCTCTCTTCCCAGGTCCTGGCCCAAGGCCTtggctcacctcctcccaccccccccaGCCTCGTGCCGCCTGTACCTGGGATGGCATCAGGGGACAGCTTGCCCGTGGCCAGCATGATGTCTCGGAAGTTGAGGGAGGCGTAGTAGACGGTGCAGAGGTGGGTGCTGGGGCCGGTAGGCTGGGCATGGCGCAACGGGGAGCAGACCCAGCGGATGGAGGAGAGGTCCCCGCGGGTGAGGACATTTACGAAGGCATGCTCTGTCTGCTCCTCTGGCTGGTCTAGGGTGACAGGAAGTGGGGCTGCCACAGGGCCACGTGCGGCCCTGTGCTGGGTGGGGCTTCCCAACCAGGGTGCCCCAGCTCCCTCTTCCTCAGTCCACCTAGCTGCAAGGTAAGGAGCCTGGTGGGGGGCAGGGCGGCATCTTGGGGGGCTCACCCTGCTCCAGTGGGAAGTGGCGGAAGGCCCCCCAGGCCCCGTCCCGGTAGATGTTCATCACCAGATCCCCCTGCAGCACCTTCTGCAGCTCCAAGGAGCTTGAGTCCAGCTTGGGGATGGGCGATGTGTTGCTGAGGTTGGACACCAGTATGCACCTGTGGGCGGTCAGACTGGTGAGTGGAAGCTGCAGGGcggaggagaaggggagggaaaagagggaggagggcaggtggcaggtggggagggggcacgCAGCTCAGTGGGCAACCCTTACCGGATCCGGTGCCCGCCGGGCTCTTTGCGGAGACAGTTCACCATGCCCACGACGCCTGAGGTGGTGCAGCTGACAGCTGTCAACCACACGGGCCGAGAGGAGGAGTCGGCCAGAATGTTCTGCAGGACGAGGGAAGAGTTGGCCTCTGGGAGGGTCCCCAGACCTGTGCGTGCAGTGCTGGGTCGCCAGGCCAGGACCTGGGGGGCTGGGCAGGGACAGACCTTCAGAGAGTCCACCCATTGGAAGCTGGTGTCCTCCACAGGCAGGAAGACGGGGCTGTCCTGTGGGGCTGGCCGGCGGCACAGGAAGAGGACAGAGCCATAGAAGGACTTCTTCAGAGCCACCAGGCGCAGGGACACCCCAGAAAACAGGCTCTCCCACTCCGCCTGCATGTGTAGGGGGGTGGTCAGCACTCAGCCACCCTCCTGGCCCCTCCCCTAGGCCCTGCTTCGCCCCCACACCTGGCTCAGGAGGCTCTGCCTGCCTCTCTGCAGCTCGGTGCAGGTGAGGAAGGCGACCATCTCCCCCAGGGGGTGTCCTCTGAGCAGGGTGTGCAGCAGCAGGAAGCCGCCCTCCTTGAGGACAGCTGCCATGTTTCTGAGGGCGGTGGCCGGGTCGCCGAGGTTGGCCACGGCACAGTTGCACACCAGGAGGTCGGCGGCACCCAGGCTGCCAGGGGCAGGGTCCATGGGGTCCCACTGGCCCCGGGCTACATTGTGCTGCTGCAGCTTGGCCTGGGCAGCCTCCAGGGCCTGAGTGTGGCGGTCAGTGGCCATGTAGTCCAGCTGCAGCATGGGCTGGGTGGTGAGCAGCGCCGGGATGCGGGAATACAGGTGGCCATCACCAGCCAGCACCTAGGGAGACAGCTTCCTGGATCAGCTGCCACTGGGCAGGCGTCCCCACCCAAGCTGTGTGATTGTTTGCCAGAAATGACCACCCACCGACCCTGCTGATGAGACTGCCCGCCAGCATTGTTCCTGTCTGTggtgccccccacccccggggCCCACCCTCACAGTCCCCTTCCCATTCCCTCATCCTTCAGCGTTCAGGGTGCAACAGGAAAGGAGGTCCAAGATAGCCTTGGTACAATCTCCAATCGGACGACCTCGCATTGGATGGGGGCCCTCACGCCCCTTGGGTTTGGGTGAGCCCAGATCTGGGTCCACACGCCCTGTGCCCGACCACCCTGCTCGGCACCCACCTCCACCACCTTCATCCTGAGGCTGGGCATGTTCTCCATGGCGGTGTCCACACAAGCCTTGAGCGCCAGGGAGTCGAGGAGCCCGCTGAGCAGGGGATCATCACACAGCAGGGGCCTCTCCTGGGCCAGCACCTGGCCCAGTTCCAGCTGCAGATTCCCATTGAGCTGCAGCTGACAGGCAGCTGCCAACAGCCGAGGCAGGCCCTGCTGCGGGGGCTCCCGGGGGACCTGGGTCCCGTCCAGCCCAGGGACCACCATCTTCAGGCCCTGCGCAGCCCCCGTGACCTGCAGCACCTGTGCCAGCCCTGGGGCGGGAAGACATGGGCGCTAGGGAGGGGCCTCAGCTGGGCTGGTGTTCCCCAAGCCCCTACCAGCAGGTGTCTTCTTAGAGCAGGGACTTGGCTGTAACTAGGACCCACATGGCCATCCCTTTCCTCCCAGGGCCTACCCCCCGGCCCTGCCCACTACACAAATAAACAGACAGAGAAACGGAGTGGGTAGCCCAGTCCTCTAGGGCCAAAGACTGGCATCACCATCGGGACCACTGGGTGGTCGTCGAGGGGCTGCTGTGCCCCCGACCAAGGCATCAGCCCAACAGAGGGTAGGTTCCCTGCAGAGGACATCAGACAGAAGATGGAGCATAGGGCTGCAGGCTGGGCCCTGGGATGTGGACGGTCGGCGCAGGCCTCACCCCTGCACAGCTGCAGCTCCTCCTGCAGGGCCGCGCTCCCGGCCAAGCACGCCCCCTCCACGTGTGGCGTGAAGCAGAATTTCTCCAGGATGGGCGTGAGCTGCTCCTGCTGTCGCCGCGGAGCCACTGAGGTGTGGACCCGCGAGACGATGGCACCCCCGGCCAGTGTTCTGC is a genomic window containing:
- the FASN gene encoding fatty acid synthase isoform X2, yielding MEEVVIAGMSGKLPESENMEEFWANLIGGVDMVTDDDRRWKAGLYGLPRRTGKLKDLSKFDASFFGVHPKQAHTMDPQLRLLLEVTYEAIVDGGINPASLRGTHTGVWVGVSGSEASEALSRDPETLVGYSMVGCQRAMMANRLSFFFDFKGPSIALDTACSSSLLALQNAYQAIRSGECPAAIVGGINVLLKPNTSVQFMKLGMLSPEGTCKSFDEAGNGYCRSEAVVAILVTKKSLARRVYATILNAGTNTDGGKEQGVTFPSGEAQEQLIRSLYEPAGVAPESLEYIEAHGTGTKVGDPQELNGIVRALCATRQDPLLIGSTKSNMGHPEPASGLAALAKVLLSLEHGLWAPNLHFHSPNPEIPALQDGRLQVVDRPLPVRGGNVGINSFGFGGSNVHVVLQPNSRPPLAPAPHAALPRLLRASGRTPEAVLGLLEQGRQHSQDLAFVTMLNDIAATPTTAMPFRGYTVLGGEGRAQEVQQVPAGQRPLWFICSGMGAQWRRMGLSLMRLGSFRDSILRSDEAVKPLGLQVSDLLLSAEEDTFDDTVHAFVSLTAIQIALIDLLTSMGLRPDGIIGHSLGEVACGYADGCLSQEEAVLAAYWRGQCIKEANIPPGAMAAVGLSWEECKQRCPPGVVPACHNSEDTVTISGPQAAVSEFVGQLKQEGVFAKEVRTGGIAFHSYFMESIAHTLLQALKKVIREPRPRSARWLSTSVPEAQWHGSLARTSSAEYNVNNMVSPVLFQEALWHVPEHAVVLEIAPHALLQAVLKRGLKPSCTIIPLMKKDHKDNLEFFLSNVGRLHLMGIDINPNGLFPPVEFPAPRGTPLISPHIKWDHSQTWDVPTANDFPSGSTCSSSTIYNIDASPESPDHYLVDHCIDGRVIFPATGYLCLVWRTLARALGQNMEQMPVVFEDVTLHQATILPKTGNVLLEVRLLEASRTFEVSEKGNLIVSGKVYQWDDPDPKLFKNCDGLDPTATFHLAQGDVYKELRLCGYDYGPHFQGILKANLEGNTGQLLWKDNWVTFLDTMLQMSILGSGQRSLRLPTRITAIHIDPATHRQKVYALQGEAQAADVVVDSCLSRTLAGGAIVSRVHTSVAPRRQQEQLTPILEKFCFTPHVEGACLAGSAALQEELQLCRGLAQVLQVTGAAQGLKMVVPGLDGTQVPREPPQQGLPRLLAAACQLQLNGNLQLELGQVLAQERPLLCDDPLLSGLLDSLALKACVDTAMENMPSLRMKVVEVLAGDGHLYSRIPALLTTQPMLQLDYMATDRHTQALEAAQAKLQQHNVARGQWDPMDPAPGSLGAADLLVCNCAVANLGDPATALRNMAAVLKEGGFLLLHTLLRGHPLGEMVAFLTCTELQRGRQSLLSQAEWESLFSGVSLRLVALKKSFYGSVLFLCRRPAPQDSPVFLPVEDTSFQWVDSLKNILADSSSRPVWLTAVSCTTSGVVGMVNCLRKEPGGHRIRCILVSNLSNTSPIPKLDSSSLELQKVLQGDLVMNIYRDGAWGAFRHFPLEQDQPEEQTEHAFVNVLTRGDLSSIRWVCSPLRHAQPTGPSTHLCTVYYASLNFRDIMLATGKLSPDAIPGKWATRDCMLGMEFSGRDASGKRVMGLVPAEGLATSVLLSQDFLWDVPSCWTLEEAASVPVVYTTAYYSLVVRGRVQRGETVLIHSGSGGVGQAAIAIALSLGCRVFTTVGSAKKQAYLQARFPQLKDTSFANSRDTSFEEHVLRHTAGKGVDLVLNSLAEEKLQASVRCLAQHGRFLEIGKFDLSNNHPLGMAVFLKNVTFHGILLDALFDAASSDWPEVAALLRAGIQDGVVQPLKCTVFPKTKVEDAFRYMAQGKHIGKVAIQVREEEQEAELQRVKPTVMAAVSKTFCPAHKSYVITGGLGGFGLELAQWLVLRGAQKLVLTSRSGIRTGYQAKQVREWRHQGVQVLVSTSNASSLDGARALITEAVQLGPVGGVFNLAMVLRDAMLENQTPELFQDVNKPKYSGTLNLDRVTREACPELDYFVAFSSVSCGRGNAGQTNYGFANSAMERICEKRRHDGLPGLAVQWGAIGDVGIILEAMGTNDTVIGGTLPQRIASCLEVLDLFLNQPHPVLSSFVLAEKKATARSDDQRDLVKAVAHILGIRDLAAVNLDSSLMDLGLDSLMGVEVRQTLEREHDLVLSMRDIQQLTLRKLQELSSQASVADELAAPTPTEDSPTRQQAQLNLSTLLVNPEGPTLMRLNSVQSSERPLFLVHPIEGSITVFHSLAAKLSIPTYGLQCTRAAPLDSIQSLAAYYIECIRQVQPEGPYRIAGYSYGACVAFEMCSQLQAQQSPAPAHNSLFLFDGSHTYVMAYTQSYRAKLTPGCEAEAETEAMCFFTQQFTDTEHSRVLQVLLPLKGLEERVAATVDLIAQSHAGLDRRALSFAAHSFYHKLRAAEQYTPQATYHGNVTLLRTKTGGAQGEGLGADYNLSQVCDGKVSVHVIEGDHGTLLEGSGLESILSIIHSSLAEPRVSVREG